One Romboutsia sp. 13368 genomic window carries:
- a CDS encoding ABC transporter ATP-binding protein has product MNNSNVNYSQKVVEMKKITKKFGNFVANDNIDLTVHKGEVHALLGENGAGKSTLMNILYGLYQQTSGEIYINEKLVNMDNPNVAIANGIGMVHQHFMLVQPFTVAQNIILGVEPTKGLGSIDINKAIEDVKAISEKYGLYVDPNAKIEDISVGMQQRVEILKALYRGAEILILDEPTAVLTPQEIQELIQIIRNLTKEGKSVIIITHKLKEIKAAADHCTIIRRGKYIDTVKVSETTEDELAAMMVGREVNFKVDKDEAKPSKTVLQIKDLLVKDSRNVSVVDGLSLEVKAGEILGIAGIDGNGQSELVEVLTGLRKAESGSITVNSKELLNKKPREIFKNGIKNIPEDRHKRGLVLDFTVAENTVLQNYKDSRFSKKGILNKLAIERYADEIIKRFDVRPTDHTVKSRALSGGNQQKVIIGREVDNIETARKATGEPQLLIATQPTRGLDVGAIEFVHQALVKQRDEGNAVLLVSLELDEVMNVSDRIAVIYEGKIVGIVDAKDADENTLGLMMAGGEENECQTN; this is encoded by the coding sequence ATGAATAATAGTAATGTCAACTACAGTCAAAAAGTCGTAGAAATGAAAAAAATAACTAAAAAGTTCGGAAATTTTGTTGCAAATGATAACATAGATTTGACTGTACATAAAGGTGAAGTACATGCTCTTTTAGGAGAGAATGGTGCAGGAAAATCTACGCTAATGAATATACTATATGGTTTATATCAGCAAACATCTGGAGAAATCTACATTAACGAAAAATTAGTTAATATGGATAATCCTAATGTTGCGATAGCAAATGGTATAGGTATGGTTCATCAGCACTTTATGCTAGTACAACCTTTTACTGTAGCGCAAAACATAATATTAGGTGTTGAGCCTACAAAGGGTCTTGGTTCAATTGATATAAATAAAGCTATTGAAGATGTTAAAGCTATTTCTGAAAAATATGGATTATATGTTGATCCTAATGCAAAAATAGAAGATATAAGTGTTGGTATGCAACAAAGAGTAGAAATATTAAAAGCATTATACAGAGGAGCAGAGATATTAATACTAGATGAGCCTACAGCAGTTCTTACTCCACAAGAAATACAAGAACTTATACAAATTATAAGAAATTTAACTAAAGAAGGTAAATCTGTAATAATAATAACTCATAAATTAAAAGAAATAAAGGCAGCTGCAGACCATTGTACTATAATTAGAAGAGGAAAATATATAGATACAGTAAAAGTGTCTGAGACAACTGAAGATGAATTGGCAGCAATGATGGTTGGTAGAGAAGTTAACTTTAAAGTAGACAAAGATGAAGCTAAACCTTCTAAAACAGTATTACAAATAAAAGATTTATTAGTAAAAGACAGTAGAAATGTATCTGTAGTAGATGGATTATCACTTGAAGTTAAGGCTGGAGAAATATTAGGTATAGCTGGTATAGATGGAAATGGTCAATCTGAGTTAGTTGAAGTTTTAACTGGACTTAGAAAAGCTGAAAGTGGAAGTATAACAGTAAATTCAAAAGAATTACTTAATAAGAAGCCTAGAGAAATATTTAAAAATGGGATAAAAAATATACCAGAAGATAGACATAAAAGAGGATTGGTTTTAGATTTTACTGTAGCAGAGAATACAGTTTTACAAAACTATAAAGATTCAAGATTCTCTAAAAAAGGAATATTAAATAAACTTGCTATAGAAAGATATGCTGATGAAATAATCAAAAGATTTGACGTAAGACCTACTGATCATACTGTTAAGTCAAGAGCATTATCTGGAGGTAACCAACAAAAGGTTATAATAGGTAGAGAAGTTGATAATATAGAAACAGCAAGAAAAGCAACTGGAGAGCCTCAATTACTTATAGCTACTCAACCAACAAGAGGACTTGATGTTGGAGCTATAGAATTCGTTCACCAAGCTTTAGTAAAACAAAGAGATGAAGGAAATGCTGTACTGTTAGTTTCATTAGAGTTAGATGAAGTTATGAATGTATCAGACAGAATAGCAGTTATATATGAAGGTAAAATAGTAGGTATAGTCGATGCAAAAGATGCAGACGAAAATACATTAGGTTTAATGATGGCAGGAGGTGAAGAAAATGAGTGTCAAACTAACTAA
- a CDS encoding ABC transporter permease produces MQDIALIISTTLMYSTPLIFAALGGVFSENSGIVNIGIEGMMTIGAFAGAAAGYMFGNPWLAFIIGGLAGGLFALIHALATVTFNADHTISGVAINLLAPGVALFASKIMFDGATMTPTIPMENKIPRPLNGLFPSGGILDTIFNAYATVFIAFILVFVVWYVLYKTKFGLRIRAVGEHPGAADTLGINVAKTRYAAVIISGILAGLGGASMSLAVVSSFRPTLISGQGYIAMAAVIFGKWRPQWAMVACLLFGFSTALSVFFGNPELPFSINENLLSMIPYIMTLIVLVLFVKSSKAPAALGNPYKKGER; encoded by the coding sequence ATGCAAGACATAGCTTTAATCATCAGTACAACTTTAATGTACTCTACGCCCCTTATATTTGCGGCATTAGGTGGAGTATTTTCAGAAAATTCGGGTATAGTTAACATAGGTATAGAAGGAATGATGACTATAGGTGCTTTTGCAGGAGCAGCAGCAGGTTATATGTTCGGAAATCCATGGTTAGCTTTTATAATAGGTGGATTAGCAGGTGGTTTATTTGCTTTAATTCATGCATTAGCAACTGTAACTTTCAATGCAGACCACACTATATCAGGGGTTGCAATAAACTTATTAGCTCCTGGAGTTGCATTATTTGCATCTAAGATAATGTTTGATGGTGCAACTATGACGCCAACAATACCAATGGAAAATAAAATACCAAGACCATTAAATGGTTTATTCCCATCAGGTGGAATATTAGATACAATATTTAACGCTTATGCGACAGTATTTATAGCGTTTATATTAGTTTTTGTAGTTTGGTATGTTTTATATAAAACAAAGTTTGGACTTAGAATAAGAGCAGTTGGAGAGCATCCAGGTGCAGCAGATACACTAGGTATAAATGTTGCAAAGACTAGATATGCAGCAGTTATAATATCTGGTATATTAGCAGGATTAGGTGGAGCATCTATGAGTTTAGCGGTTGTTTCATCATTTAGACCTACTTTAATATCAGGACAAGGGTATATAGCTATGGCAGCTGTAATATTTGGTAAGTGGAGACCGCAATGGGCTATGGTAGCATGTTTATTATTTGGTTTCTCTACAGCTTTATCTGTATTCTTCGGAAACCCAGAGTTACCATTTAGCATAAATGAAAACTTATTATCAATGATACCATATATAATGACATTAATAGTATTAGTACTGTTTGTTAAGAGTTCTAAGGCTCCAGCAGCACTTGGAAATCCATACAAAAAAGGTGAAAGATAA
- a CDS encoding Lon protease family protein → MLHFNNTSEIEPLEGILGQERAIEAMEIGLKIDNPAYNMYLAGDSGTGKTTYALNVLNKYAEKKGNHKDWCYVYNFENNREPLIIGLEKGLGKIFKKDIEKLIETLLDELRDAFESEDFEIGKNQLIDEFEIEKDALLKKIKKYAEEKGFKLKNSKVGMVFIPINESKEDEEDDYTDEEFYKVKRDLENAAIQVAYKIRDLEDEAKEALLDLEEEVAKYVIDPHIESLLNKYNSYDKVKVYLNNMRDNILEYVYLFYMDEDELKDKYDKEHFLKYKVNLFVDNGIDRENSKAPVIVEINPSPSNLFGKAEFDYYNGNVKTDFTKLIPGSVHKANGGYLVLYVDQLLRYGLSWDMLKRAIQSREIGVDTQTAIKPESMPIDIKVILIGSNYMYNLLYNYDPDFSKYFKIFVDFDNEMDKTENNEDGIARFIACQCNKNNLKHFTYEAVEEVIKFSTRICGDKYKLSTQFNKILEVIVEGSACAQIRGVDYVERLDVQKAILERKKRLNRIENKMDESLENGFTLIETHGSRVGVMNGLSVLSTGEYSFGRPSRITAITSPGNKGILNIEREVNMSGPIHNKGVLILGGYLAENFAQEFPLSLNASLCFEQNYGGVDGDSATGAELYAILSSLSKIPLKQSIAATGSMNQKGEIQVVGGITEKIEGFYSTCKKQGLSNDQGVIIPKNNSRNLVLSDEVTKAIEEGKFTIYTVETVEEAIEILTDVKFDEIKRLVIERLKSFYELQSSFKK, encoded by the coding sequence ATGTTACATTTTAATAATACATCTGAGATAGAACCTCTAGAAGGTATACTAGGTCAAGAGAGAGCTATAGAAGCTATGGAAATAGGATTAAAAATAGATAACCCAGCTTATAATATGTATTTAGCAGGAGATTCAGGTACAGGTAAAACAACATATGCATTGAATGTTTTAAATAAATATGCAGAGAAAAAAGGTAACCACAAAGATTGGTGCTATGTTTATAATTTTGAAAATAATAGAGAACCACTTATAATTGGGCTTGAGAAAGGGTTGGGTAAGATATTCAAAAAAGATATTGAAAAACTTATAGAAACTTTATTAGATGAATTAAGAGATGCTTTTGAGAGTGAAGATTTTGAAATAGGCAAAAACCAACTAATAGATGAATTTGAGATAGAAAAAGATGCATTATTGAAAAAAATAAAGAAATATGCAGAAGAAAAAGGATTTAAATTAAAAAATAGCAAGGTTGGAATGGTATTTATACCTATAAATGAATCTAAGGAAGATGAAGAAGATGATTATACAGATGAAGAGTTCTATAAAGTAAAAAGAGACTTAGAAAATGCTGCAATACAAGTTGCGTATAAAATTAGAGACTTAGAAGATGAGGCTAAAGAAGCATTGTTAGATTTAGAAGAAGAAGTTGCAAAATACGTTATAGACCCTCATATTGAATCGCTATTAAATAAATATAATAGCTATGATAAGGTAAAAGTTTACTTAAATAACATGAGAGATAATATTTTAGAGTATGTGTACTTATTCTACATGGATGAAGACGAATTAAAAGATAAATATGATAAAGAGCACTTTTTAAAATATAAAGTTAATTTATTTGTTGATAATGGAATTGATAGAGAGAACAGTAAAGCTCCAGTTATAGTAGAAATAAACCCAAGCCCATCTAATTTGTTTGGTAAGGCAGAATTCGATTACTATAATGGAAATGTAAAAACAGACTTTACAAAATTGATACCAGGTTCAGTGCATAAGGCAAATGGGGGGTATTTAGTTTTATATGTTGACCAGCTTTTAAGATATGGCTTATCTTGGGATATGCTAAAAAGAGCTATTCAATCAAGAGAAATAGGAGTAGATACTCAAACTGCTATAAAGCCTGAAAGTATGCCAATAGATATTAAAGTAATATTAATAGGTAGTAACTATATGTATAATCTACTTTATAATTATGACCCTGATTTTAGTAAATATTTTAAAATATTTGTAGATTTTGATAATGAAATGGACAAAACTGAAAATAATGAAGATGGAATAGCAAGATTTATTGCATGTCAATGTAATAAAAATAATTTAAAACATTTTACTTATGAGGCTGTTGAAGAAGTTATAAAATTTAGTACTAGAATCTGTGGTGACAAATATAAACTTTCAACTCAATTTAATAAAATACTAGAGGTTATAGTTGAAGGTAGTGCATGTGCACAAATTAGAGGAGTTGACTACGTAGAAAGATTAGATGTCCAAAAAGCAATATTAGAAAGAAAGAAAAGATTAAATAGAATAGAAAATAAAATGGATGAATCATTAGAAAATGGATTTACGCTTATTGAAACTCATGGAAGTAGAGTTGGAGTGATGAATGGATTATCTGTTCTTAGCACCGGTGAGTATTCATTCGGAAGACCTTCTAGAATAACAGCTATAACTAGCCCTGGAAATAAAGGTATACTTAATATAGAAAGAGAAGTTAATATGAGTGGGCCTATACACAATAAAGGTGTACTTATATTAGGTGGATATCTAGCTGAAAATTTTGCTCAAGAGTTCCCTCTTTCTTTAAATGCTAGTTTATGCTTTGAACAGAACTATGGTGGGGTTGATGGAGATAGTGCTACAGGAGCTGAATTATACGCTATTTTATCATCATTAAGTAAAATACCTTTAAAACAAAGTATAGCTGCAACAGGATCTATGAACCAAAAAGGAGAGATACAAGTAGTTGGAGGAATAACTGAAAAAATAGAAGGTTTTTATTCAACTTGTAAAAAGCAAGGATTAAGTAATGATCAGGGAGTAATAATACCTAAAAATAATAGCAGAAACTTAGTTTTATCAGATGAGGTAACAAAAGCTATAGAGGAAGGTAAATTTACTATATATACAGTTGAAACAGTAGAGGAAGCTATAGAAATATTAACTGATGTAAAATTTGATGAAATAAAAAGACTAGTAATAGAAAGATTAAAATCTTTTTATGAACTACAAAGTTCATTTAAAAAGTAG
- a CDS encoding BMP family lipoprotein, translating into MKLKKFIALGLVTVMSASMLVGCGTKSDSDATADNGDKVFKVGMITDTGGVNDESFNQSAWKGFQDAQEKLGKDKLEIKYLESKQDADYVQNIDTFADEEMDLIVGVGFKLEPAITEAAKNYPEQQFALIDSVCEGEQPENVTSLLYEDNVAAYLTGLIAGKMTETNKVGFIGGMESEVISKFDYGFRAGVKAANPDAEVMVQYANSFTDSALGKTIANQMHSNNVDIIFTCAGAVGIGAIEAAKENGKKAIGVDQDQNSLAPDNVITSAMKNIDVSVEEILTKVVDGSYKGGEIIVNTLSMDGVGIAPTSNKNVPPDVLEYVTKEAEKVKSGEIKVPATKEEYEQSNN; encoded by the coding sequence ATGAAACTTAAAAAGTTTATAGCTTTAGGTTTAGTTACAGTAATGAGTGCTAGTATGCTAGTAGGATGTGGAACTAAATCAGATTCTGATGCAACAGCAGATAACGGTGATAAAGTATTTAAAGTAGGTATGATAACAGATACTGGTGGAGTAAATGATGAATCATTTAACCAATCAGCATGGAAAGGGTTCCAAGATGCTCAAGAAAAGCTTGGAAAAGATAAATTAGAAATAAAATATTTAGAGTCTAAACAAGATGCAGACTACGTTCAAAATATAGATACGTTTGCTGATGAAGAGATGGATTTAATAGTAGGTGTTGGATTTAAGTTAGAGCCAGCTATAACAGAAGCTGCTAAGAACTATCCAGAACAACAATTTGCATTAATAGATTCAGTATGTGAAGGAGAACAACCAGAAAACGTAACTTCATTATTATATGAAGATAATGTAGCAGCTTATTTAACAGGATTAATAGCTGGTAAAATGACAGAGACAAATAAAGTTGGATTTATAGGTGGTATGGAATCAGAAGTTATAAGTAAGTTTGATTACGGGTTCAGAGCTGGTGTTAAAGCAGCTAACCCAGATGCAGAAGTAATGGTACAATATGCAAATAGTTTCACAGATTCAGCTTTAGGAAAAACTATAGCTAACCAAATGCATTCAAATAATGTTGATATAATATTTACTTGTGCAGGTGCAGTTGGTATAGGTGCTATAGAAGCAGCTAAGGAAAATGGTAAAAAAGCTATAGGTGTTGACCAAGATCAAAACTCTCTAGCTCCAGATAATGTAATAACTTCAGCTATGAAGAACATAGATGTTTCAGTAGAAGAAATATTAACTAAAGTAGTTGATGGAAGTTACAAAGGTGGAGAAATAATAGTTAATACATTATCTATGGATGGAGTTGGTATAGCTCCAACAAGTAACAAAAATGTTCCACCAGATGTATTAGAGTACGTTACAAAGGAAGCTGAAAAAGTTAAGTCAGGAGAAATAAAAGTTCCTGCAACTAAGGAAGAATACGAGCAATCAAATAATTAA
- the ytxC gene encoding putative sporulation protein YtxC: MTSKDIYLSLTKQDEVSVKKLLTNRKLEKEYTYINDYIEIVLKHNDNDKMHNEEIVEEIVDLIIDIMENKLLRKFIIKKYTAESSEEIQKIYMCALNLFKERESFIKKSLYEKIYDYIRNEDYINIEGFVKFRMKEFNNYLNTIVDLAWEEYFIKKDQDEFINVLKYFVEIQQEKLELLRIHIKEDNLFILYDKDGNEIDSINDEEMMDMLIEENLNYEDFLMSNLLTLCPSKIEIIDSLNNNSSKEIIEIIKSIFGDKVSCIKIN, encoded by the coding sequence ATGACCAGTAAAGATATTTACTTGAGCTTAACTAAACAAGATGAAGTATCTGTTAAAAAGCTACTAACTAATCGAAAACTTGAAAAAGAATATACTTATATTAATGATTACATAGAAATTGTATTAAAACATAATGATAATGATAAAATGCACAACGAAGAAATAGTGGAAGAAATAGTAGATTTAATAATTGATATAATGGAAAATAAGTTGCTTAGAAAATTTATTATAAAAAAATATACTGCTGAATCAAGTGAAGAAATTCAAAAAATATATATGTGCGCCCTTAATTTATTTAAAGAAAGAGAGAGTTTTATTAAAAAATCTTTATATGAAAAAATATATGATTATATAAGAAATGAAGATTACATAAATATAGAAGGATTCGTTAAATTTAGAATGAAAGAATTTAACAATTATTTAAATACTATAGTTGACTTAGCATGGGAAGAATATTTTATAAAAAAAGACCAAGATGAATTTATCAATGTACTTAAATATTTCGTAGAAATTCAACAAGAGAAGCTAGAACTTTTAAGAATACATATAAAAGAAGATAATTTATTTATACTTTATGATAAAGATGGAAATGAAATTGATAGTATAAATGATGAAGAAATGATGGATATGCTTATAGAGGAAAACTTAAATTATGAAGATTTTCTTATGAGCAATCTTCTAACACTCTGTCCGAGTAAAATAGAAATAATAGATTCTTTAAACAATAACTCATCTAAAGAAATAATAGAAATAATTAAATCTATATTTGGAGATAAGGTAAGTTGTATTAAAATAAATTAA
- the trmL gene encoding tRNA (uridine(34)/cytosine(34)/5-carboxymethylaminomethyluridine(34)-2'-O)-methyltransferase TrmL, translating to MSLNVVLVEPEIPQNTGNIIRTCAATGTTLHLVRPLGFSLEDKYLKRSGLDYWDIANIQYYDSFEEVVEKNPNGTFFYATTKVNQAHSDVKYVENSFIVFGKETKGLPETLIKENLDTCIRIPMLNLEKARSLNLSNSVAIVVYEALRQLDYPGMR from the coding sequence ATGTCATTAAATGTAGTTTTAGTAGAACCAGAAATACCTCAAAATACAGGTAATATAATAAGAACATGTGCAGCAACAGGAACAACACTTCACTTAGTAAGACCATTAGGGTTTTCTTTAGAAGATAAATATTTAAAAAGAAGTGGACTTGATTACTGGGATATAGCAAATATACAATATTATGATAGCTTTGAAGAAGTAGTAGAAAAAAATCCAAATGGAACATTTTTCTATGCAACAACAAAGGTTAATCAAGCTCATTCAGATGTAAAGTATGTTGAAAATTCATTTATAGTCTTTGGAAAAGAAACTAAAGGATTACCAGAAACACTTATAAAAGAAAACTTAGATACATGTATAAGAATACCAATGCTAAATCTTGAAAAAGCTAGGTCTTTAAATTTATCTAACTCAGTTGCTATAGTAGTCTATGAAGCATTAAGACAGTTAGATTATCCAGGAATGAGATAA
- the nth gene encoding endonuclease III: MKNINKVLDILEETYPDAKCELEYTTPFELLVATILSAQCTDVRVNKVTGEMFKKYNTPEDFTKLSIKEIEEEIKTCGLFRSKAEKIKQTSEKLCDVYNGEVPNTLEELTKLPGVGRKTANVVLSNAFGQDAMAVDTHVFRVSNRIGIVNTSTPEKTEFPLMEAIPKKRWSHSHHLLIFHGRRICKARKPECEICPITKYCKYYKDNFK, encoded by the coding sequence ATGAAGAATATTAATAAAGTTTTAGATATATTAGAAGAAACATACCCAGATGCAAAATGCGAATTAGAGTACACAACTCCATTTGAATTACTAGTAGCTACAATATTATCTGCTCAATGTACAGATGTTAGGGTTAACAAAGTAACAGGTGAAATGTTTAAAAAATATAATACACCAGAAGACTTTACAAAACTTAGTATAAAAGAAATAGAAGAAGAAATAAAAACCTGTGGATTATTTAGAAGTAAAGCTGAGAAAATAAAACAAACATCAGAAAAACTATGTGATGTGTATAATGGAGAAGTTCCAAATACTTTAGAGGAGTTAACTAAACTTCCAGGTGTAGGTAGAAAAACAGCTAATGTAGTACTTAGTAATGCTTTTGGTCAAGATGCAATGGCAGTTGATACACATGTATTTAGAGTTTCAAATAGAATCGGTATAGTTAATACTTCAACGCCAGAAAAAACGGAGTTTCCTCTTATGGAGGCTATACCTAAAAAGAGATGGTCACATTCACATCATTTATTAATTTTTCATGGAAGAAGAATTTGTAAAGCTAGAAAACCTGAGTGTGAAATATGCCCTATAACAAAATATTGTAAGTATTATAAAGATAACTTTAAATAA
- a CDS encoding DUF445 domain-containing protein translates to MNNIIRILILAIIGGLIGYITNVIAIKLIFRPINPIKIPILNIEIVGMIPKRKSEIAKNIGEIISDQFLSIDEIIDNMITKEDKENITNYIKLKVKLILNEKMTLIPSTIKSLVQNYVAEIIEDEIRQSIDELCEEIIVKANNRINIKEMVENKINELDLYELEEIILTIVKKELRHIEVLGLILGFLIGIIQGIVTIFI, encoded by the coding sequence ATGAATAATATAATTAGAATATTAATATTAGCAATAATAGGAGGATTAATAGGTTACATAACAAATGTAATTGCTATAAAATTAATATTTAGACCCATAAATCCTATTAAAATACCTATTCTTAATATAGAAATAGTAGGAATGATTCCAAAAAGAAAATCAGAGATAGCTAAAAACATAGGTGAAATAATATCAGATCAATTTTTATCTATTGATGAAATTATTGATAACATGATAACTAAAGAAGATAAAGAGAATATAACTAATTACATAAAATTAAAAGTAAAGCTTATATTAAATGAAAAGATGACGCTTATACCTAGTACTATAAAGTCTTTAGTACAAAATTATGTAGCGGAAATAATAGAAGATGAAATAAGACAAAGTATAGATGAATTATGTGAAGAGATTATAGTTAAAGCAAATAATCGTATAAATATAAAAGAAATGGTAGAAAATAAGATAAACGAATTAGATTTATATGAATTAGAAGAAATAATACTTACAATTGTAAAAAAAGAATTAAGACATATTGAAGTATTAGGTTTAATACTAGGTTTCCTTATAGGAATAATTCAAGGAATAGTAACTATATTTATATAA
- a CDS encoding ABC transporter permease: MSVKLTKKKISLVDNTILFSLISIVLGLLVGAIALLIAGKDPIQAYSAMIEGIFGKPKYMAWVVIRSTPLILTGLSIAFAFKTGLFNIGAEGQFIIGALIATMVGSIVQLPAIIHVPLTLLIACLGGAIWGGFAGWLKSKFGINEVIAAIMLNWIAFYLSNFMIRNTWLEKPNSESSVSIHDSASIGIDWLKDILGPATKVNWGIVISIIFVLVIAFILFKTTLGFELRAVGHNKFGAEYGGIDVNKSILKSMAIAGLIAAAAGAIQVMGVSHNVTVLAAPEGYGFDGIAVALIANSNPIGVIFSGLLFGAFKYGGTKMQSVGAPSEVVNIVIGSIVYFIALSSVLRMLYINLRNKKNKGGNV; the protein is encoded by the coding sequence ATGAGTGTCAAACTAACTAAAAAGAAGATTTCTTTAGTTGATAATACTATTCTATTCTCCTTAATATCAATAGTTTTAGGTCTATTAGTTGGAGCAATAGCATTATTAATAGCAGGAAAAGACCCAATACAAGCATATTCAGCAATGATAGAAGGTATATTTGGAAAGCCTAAGTACATGGCTTGGGTAGTAATAAGATCAACACCACTTATATTAACAGGTTTATCTATTGCATTTGCATTTAAAACAGGATTATTTAATATAGGAGCAGAAGGACAATTTATAATAGGTGCATTAATTGCAACTATGGTTGGTTCGATAGTTCAATTACCTGCAATAATACACGTACCACTTACTCTTTTAATAGCTTGCTTAGGTGGAGCTATATGGGGTGGATTTGCAGGATGGTTAAAATCTAAATTTGGAATTAATGAAGTTATAGCAGCTATAATGCTTAACTGGATAGCATTTTACTTAAGTAACTTTATGATAAGAAATACTTGGTTAGAAAAACCAAATAGTGAATCATCAGTAAGTATACATGATTCAGCAAGCATAGGAATAGATTGGTTAAAAGATATACTTGGACCGGCTACAAAGGTTAACTGGGGTATCGTTATATCAATAATATTTGTTTTAGTTATAGCATTTATACTATTTAAGACTACTCTAGGATTTGAACTAAGAGCAGTTGGACACAATAAATTTGGTGCAGAGTATGGTGGAATAGATGTTAATAAATCGATATTAAAATCTATGGCTATAGCAGGTTTAATTGCAGCGGCAGCAGGAGCAATACAAGTAATGGGGGTATCTCATAATGTTACTGTATTAGCAGCACCAGAAGGTTACGGATTTGATGGTATAGCTGTTGCATTAATAGCTAATAGTAACCCAATAGGCGTTATATTCTCAGGATTATTATTTGGTGCATTTAAATATGGTGGAACAAAAATGCAATCTGTAGGAGCACCATCAGAAGTTGTAAACATAGTTATAGGTTCAATAGTATACTTCATAGCATTAAGTAGTGTATTAAGAATGTTATAYATAAATTTAAGAAATAAAAAGAATAAAGGGGGCAATGTATAA
- the queG gene encoding tRNA epoxyqueuosine(34) reductase QueG produces MNKDKLKEFCKSIGIDCVGIAGIGPYNDLEKIIKRKLLNGYVTGMEEPIIENRVNPKETMKNVKSIIVCAFPYYIGDLKDSNLSKYCYGKDYHIVVRQMLQQVCDYLFDNIDDFEYKVFADNGPLVDRYLAYISGIGYFGINNNIITDEYGSYVFIGYIMSNYEFKADSPSEKTCIKCGKCVKYCPGNALLGNYEMNPKRCLSYITQKKGELELEEKSLLEANKNIFGCDICQDVCPHNKNIPITNIKEFKDDIILKLTEEEINNISNKEFKRRYGDRAFSWRGKNIIKRNIDLVLKKPK; encoded by the coding sequence ATGAATAAAGATAAATTAAAAGAATTTTGTAAATCTATTGGTATTGATTGTGTAGGAATTGCAGGCATTGGTCCATACAATGATTTAGAAAAGATAATAAAACGAAAATTATTAAATGGATATGTAACCGGAATGGAAGAACCTATTATAGAAAATAGGGTTAATCCAAAAGAAACTATGAAAAATGTAAAATCTATAATAGTATGTGCATTTCCTTATTATATTGGTGATTTAAAAGATAGCAACTTATCTAAATATTGTTATGGAAAAGATTATCATATAGTAGTAAGACAGATGCTACAGCAAGTATGTGATTATTTATTTGATAATATAGATGACTTTGAATATAAAGTTTTTGCTGATAATGGCCCGTTAGTAGATAGATATTTGGCTTATATTTCTGGAATTGGATACTTTGGAATAAATAATAACATAATTACAGATGAGTATGGATCATATGTATTTATTGGATATATAATGAGTAATTATGAGTTTAAAGCGGATTCTCCGTCAGAAAAAACGTGTATAAAATGCGGAAAATGTGTAAAATATTGTCCGGGAAATGCTCTCTTGGGAAATTATGAAATGAATCCAAAACGATGTCTTTCATATATAACACAGAAAAAAGGAGAATTAGAATTAGAAGAAAAAAGTTTATTAGAGGCGAATAAAAATATTTTTGGTTGTGATATTTGTCAGGATGTATGCCCTCATAATAAAAATATTCCAATTACAAATATAAAAGAATTTAAAGATGATATTATACTTAAGCTAACTGAAGAAGAAATTAATAATATATCTAATAAAGAATTTAAACGAAGATATGGAGATAGAGCATTTAGCTGGAGAGGTAAGAACATAATAAAAAGAAATATAGATTTAGTTTTAAAGAAGCCTAAATAG